From the Streptomyces sp. Sge12 genome, the window CCAGTCCAGCTGGAGCCGCTGGCCGCCGCCGATGATCCGCAGGCCCTTGTTCCGCAGCCAGCCGGCTTCTTCGGAGATGTCGATGCCCATCGCCACCAGCTGCTTGGTGGCGCGCGGGGTCAGGCCGTCGCCGCAGACCTTCTCGCGGGGGAACGCCGTCTTCTCCAGGAGCAGGACGTCCAATCCGGCCTTGGCGAGGTAGTAGGCGGTGGTCGAGCCGGCGGGCCCGGCCCCGACGACGATCACGTCCGCGGAGTGTTCGGAGAGGAGCTCGGTCACTGCGGGGTCTCCCGAAGGCTCGATAAAGGGTGCCAGGCGGCACCGGACATGTGCAGTCTATGCAGCGAGAGAGATCACGATCCGAAGGGTGCCTCCGATGACGACCTCGCCGATCCGGCCACTTCCCGCCGTACAGCTCCGCGTGCCCACGGACGAGGACGCGCACGCATGGCACTCGGTCTTCGCCGACCCCGATGTCATGGAGTTCCTGGGCGGGCCCGCGGAACTGTCCGCGTACGAGGAAATCACCGCGCGCCAGCGCATGCACGACGCCCAGCTCGGCTACTGCCTGTGGACCCTGCTCGACGGGCAGGGCACGGTGATCGGCTTCACCGGCGCCCAGCCGTGGCCGCGGGAGAGGACCTGGGGGCCGGTCGGCGAGATCGAGATCGGCTGGCGCCTGGGCCGGGCCGCGTGGGGCCAGGGCTACGCGTACGCCGCTGCGCTGGCCACGCTGGAACGGGTGCGGGCGGCCGGCCTGCCCCGGGTCGTGGCGATGATCGACGCCCGCAACAAGCGCTCGGTGGCGGTCGCGGAACGCCTGGACATGGCGCTGGCGGCGGAGTTCACCACCCCGGCGGGCAACCCCGCCCGCCGGTACGAACTCGCACTGTAGAACGGAAGGGAGTGGTCCGTGTCCACCGACGACGCCACCGAGTCCACCGGGTCCGCCGACGACGCCGCCAACGGCTCGGGCCCTCCGTCTGCCGCTGCCACGCGGCTGTCCTCCGTACTGACCGTGTGGTGGGCGACGTCTCCGGTCGCCTTCATCCTCAGCGCCCGCCTCACCGTCTGGTCACATGACCACGGATTCCTCTGGGGCCCCGCCACGGTGCTGGCGTGGGTGGCCCTCACGGGCGCGGTCGCCGCTCCCGTCGCCGGGCTGGTGCTGGCGCACGCGGGAGGGCACCGGCGAGCGCGCCGGCGCTTCGCCGTCATGTGCGCCGTGTCCCTCGTCGTCTGTTTCCTCGTCCTCCTCTTCTTCCAGTTCGCCGTGGAATGTCGTCCGGGCGAGCCGTCCTGCTCTCCGTAGCGCACTGCTATAGCTGCAGCAGACCTCCGTCCGCAACAGAATATTTCGCGCCAATCTCTCCGGACGCAGATATTCGAGCTGCTCCGCGCGAGATCCTTCCGATAGGTTGATCGACAAGCGCGGCAATTTCGGCCGACCATCCGAAATCGTCAGACCGGTGCCGGGGGACGCATCGGTCTGCTTTCGCGCGCTCCCGTCATGCGCACCTGCGCCCATCAGCCCGTACGCCACCGCGACGGGCCGGTGCCCCACCTGGCTGCGATCGCACTGACAGGAGTTCCGCATGGCCGACGAAATGGTGCTCAGGGCCCAGAGCTGGCTCAATACCGCCTATCGGGGAAAGCTGGGTACCGACCCGCTCGTCGAAAACGGCGTGACCAGTTGGAAGGTGATGTTCGCACTCACCCGCGCCCTTCAATACGAGCTCGGCATTGCGACCCTTTCCGACACATTCGGTCCGACGACGCTGAATACCCTCCAGTCGAAATACCCGGCTCTCAACAGCAGCACGGTGCCCAACAAAAACGTTGCCTCGATCATCCAGGCCGCCCTTTACTGCAAGGGCTACGACGGGGGCTCCTTCGACGGCACGTACAACTCCCGGGTATCGGCGTCCGTCGCCAAGCTGAAGCAGGACATGGGCGTGGACTCCACGTACCCCGGTGACACCCTGGTGCCCAAGGTGTTCAAGGGCCTGCTCAACATGGACGCCTACGTCACCGTCAACGGCGGCTCGGAGAACATCCGGGCCGTCCAGCGCTGGCTGAACGGCTCCTACGTCAACCGCCGCGACTTCTACATCATCCCGGCCGACGGCCACCACTCCCGCGACGTCGCGAAGTCCATGCTCTTCGCCGTTCAGTACGAACTGGGCATGGCCGACGGCACCGCGAACGGCGTCTTCGGACCCGGCACCCAGAGCGGGCTGAAGAGCCACACCGTCTCCACGGGTTCCTCGGGCACCTGGGTCCGGCTCTTCTCCGGCGGCATGGTCCTCAACCAGCGCCCGGCCACCTTCACCTCCACCTTCACCGACTCCCTCGCCTACGCGGTCAGTGCCTTCCAGTCGTTCGTGAACCTTCCCGTCACCGGCACGGGCAACTTCTCCACCTGGGCCTCCCTGCTGGTCTCGTACGGCGACCAGTCCCGCAACGGCGAGGCGTGCGACGGCATCACGCTGATCACGCCCGCGCGGGCGGCGACCCTGAAGGCGCAGGGCATCAAATACGTCGGCCGATACCTCACCAACCCGGTCCCCCCGAAGGACGACAAGGACCCGCTGCGCCACAAGGCGATCCAGCCGGGCGAGCTCCAGACCATCGCCGCGAGCGGGCTGCGCTGCTTCCCGATCTACCAGACCTTCGGCCGCGACGCCTCGGACTTCAGCTACCCCCTGGGCCGTGCCGCGGGCCAGTCCGCGATCAACGCGGCCCTGGACCACGGTTTCAGGACCGGGACGCGCATCTTCTTCGCCGTGGACTTCGACGCGCTCGACGAGGACGTGTCGGGCAGCGTCCTGCCGCACTTCAAGGGCATCAAGGACGCCATCGCGGACGACGGCAACCGCTTCGGCATCGGCGTCTACGGGCCCCGGAACGTCTGCACCCGTGTCGGCGAGGCCGGCCACGCCACCGCCTCGTTCGTCTCCGACATGTCGTCCGGCTTCTCCGGCAACTTCGGCTACCCGATGCCCGAGAACTGGGCCTACGACCAGATCGTCACCCGCACCATCGGCTCGGGTGACGGCGCGATCAACATCGACGTCAACATCGCGTCGGGCCGCGACATCGGGCAGGCGTCGTTCGACGCGCCCCGCACCCCGCGCCCGGACACCAACCTCCTTCCCAGCGTGATCGGGGCGATGCGGACGGACGTGGGCAAGTACATGGAGTCGATCGGCTTCCCGAACGACGGCGGCATCAGGACGTACGGCAACGAGACGTGCTTCAACAGGGTCGTCGTCGAGTGGGACACGGTGATCACCCAGCTCGCCTACAAGTACAAGATGCGCAAGGCCCTCATCCAGACGGCGTGCTACTGGGAGATGCGGCACATCGACGCCGCCGACCTCGCCGCGGACGTGCGTGTCGCGGCTCAGTTCCAGACCGGCCTCGGGTTCGCGGACAGCTCGACCGGCATCGCCCAGATGTTCGGCAAGACCGCCGTCCTCGCGTGGAACTACGCCATCCAGAACGGCTTCACCACGGGCACGATCCGCAACGTCCAGAGCGACAAGGACAAGTTCGAGGTCTGGGACGACCTCCGCAACGAGGACTACTTCGCCATCCAGAGCGTCCCGCTCGTCCACCTCTGGAACGCCGGTGGCGCACCGGGCAACTCGCCCACCGAAAAGGTGATGCGGCCCATGAGCCTGGACTACACGGAGAGCGAGATCTACCAGATCCTGCGCCGGTACCAGGGCACCGAGGACTCGGTGGCCGTGGAGCACGCCAAGAAGCGCCTGGCGCTCTACCAGGTCATGGAGAAGTACAACTCCATATCCCGCAACGTCTGACGCCGGCCATCGGTACGAGGAGACAAGAAGTGACTGAGAAGATCTCTCGCCGCACGGTCCTGCGGCGTGCCGCCTTCGTGGCGGTCGGCGTCGCGGTCGGCTCGCAGCTGGCCACCCCCGCCCACGCCGCGGGCAGTTCCCCGGATCCGGCCCACGTCCGTGACGCCATCAAGAAGGCCCAGGAGCGCGAGAAGCGCGTCCAGACCGGCATCCCCTCGAAGAACGGGTGGGAGATGGAGAAGGTCGCGGACGACCACGGCAGCATCTACACCCGGCCCGTCACCGGCCTCCCGGTCGGCGGGATCCAGATCCGCATGGCCGACGTCGAGACCGTCCTGGTCCACGTGGTCCGACGCTTCCACTACGAGATCGACGCCCTCCGGGGCGGTGACGTCGTCGGCTGGGTGAAGCCCGGCTCCGTGCGGAAGGGCCTTCCGGAGTCGAACCTGGCGTCCGGAACGGCCGTGCGGATCCGCTCCGGTTCCTACCCCGCCGGGGCGCGCGGCGGCTTCTACCCGATGCAGGAGCTGACCCTGCGGGACATCCTCGCCGATTGCGAGGGCGTGGTGCGCTGGGGCGGCGACGACCCGAAGCCGGACGAGTCGCTCTTCTACATCGACGTACGGCCCGGCGACGAACGGCTCGGCACGGTGGCGGGGAAGATCTGGGACTGGAACCACACGCCCGGGCTGGGCTCCGGTGTCCTCGTGGACACCGTCCAGCCGCAGCGCAAGAGTTCTGCCGACCGTCTGGCGGCGCAGCAGTCCTGATCACGGGCCGCGGGCCGGACCGGGCACGGTCCGGCCCCGCGGCCCGGGCGCTCACGGCCTAGAACACCGACAGGCCCGTCAGGGTCGTGAAGCGGTCCAGGGCGGCCACGCCCGCCACCGAGTTCCCCCGGGCGTCCAGGCCCGGGCTCCACACCGCCAGGACGCACTGGCCCGGGACGACCGCGACGATCCCTCCGCCGACCCCGCTCTTGCCCGGCAGGCCGACGCGGTAGGCGAACTCGCCCGCCGCGTCGTACGTCCCGCAGGTCAGCATCACCGCGTTGATCTGCTTGGCCTCGCTGCGCGTCAGCAGCCGCGAGCCGTCGGCCCGTACTCCGTGCCGGGCCAGGAAGCGCCCGGCACGGGCGAGGTCGGCGCAGCTCATCTCGATGGAGCACTGCCAGAAGTAGTGCTCCAGCAGGGCGGGCACCGGGTTGTCGATGTTCCCGTACGAGGCCATGAAGTGGGCGACGGCGGCGTTGCGGTCGCCGTTCTCCTGCTCGGAGGCCGCGACCTCGCCGTCGAAGCCCATGTCCGGGTTCTGGCTCTCCTGCCGCAGGAACTCCAGCAGTTCGCTGCTCGCGTCGCCCGTCAGCGTCTGGAGCCGGTCGGTGACCACGAGGGCGCCCGCGTTGATGAATGGATTGCGCGGAATGCCGTTTTCGTACTCCAGCTGCACGAGCGAGTTGAACGGATTGCCGGAGGGCTCCCGTCCGACCCGTTCCCACAGGCTGTCACCGCCCTCGGCCAGGGCCAGGGCCAGCGCGAAGACCTTGGTGATGGACTGCGCGGAGAAGGGGACCTGCCAGTCCCCGACCCCGAAGACGTTGCCGTCGAGGTCGGCGATGGCCATCCCGAACTGCCGCCGGTCCACGGCGGCGAGCGCGGGGATGTACTCGGCCGGGGTGCCGCTGCCCACCAGCGGGGCGATGTCGGCCGCGATCCGCTCCAGCAGGGGCCCGTAGTCCATGGGCGCGACGTCCGGCACGGCAGTCAGTCCTTGGTGCCCCGGTGCAGCGCGACGATGCCGCCGCTGAGGTTGCGCCAGGCCACCTTGGACCAGCCGGCCTTCTGCAGCAGGGCGGCCAGCGCCGGCTGGTCCGGCCATTCGCGGATGGACTCGGCGAGGTAGACGTACGCGTCGGGGTTGGAGGACACCGCGCGGGCCACCGGCGGCAGGGCGCGCATCAGGTACTCGATGTAGACCGTGCGGAACGGCGCCCAAGTGGGCTGTGAGAACTCGCAGATCACGACCTGCCCGCCGGGCTTCGTCACCCGGTACAGCTCGCGCAGCGCGGCATCGGTGTCCTGGACGTTGCGCAGCCCGAAGGAGATCGTGACGGTGTCGAAGGAGCCGTCCTTGAACGGCAGCTTCGTCGCGTCGCCGGCGGTCAGCGGCAGCCAGTCGTGCTTCTTCTTGCCCTCCATGAGCATGCCCAGGGAGAAGTCGCAGGGGACGACGTACGCGCCGGTGGCGGCGAAGGGCAGGGAGGAGGTCGCGGTCCCCGCGGCCAGGTCGAGGACCGTGTGCCCGGGGCGGGCGCCGACCGCCTTGGCGACCTCCTTGCGCCACAGCCGTGCCTGGCCGAGCGAGAGGACGTCGTTGGTGAGGTCGTAGTTCGCGGCGACACCGTCGAACATGGAGGCGACTTCGTGCGGCTGCTTGTCCAGGGAAGCCCTTGTCACTGGCGTTCGCCCCTCGGTGTGCGATGCGGATCGGCGGGTACGCCCCCATCCTCTCAGGCCGGGCCCTCGCCGGACGAAGGGGCTCCACGGCTACCCGCTGTGACCGCCGCCGGGCGGATACCGGAAACTGTTCCGAAGGACAGTTACGCCGCGCACCCGCGGACACGTTGACTGACAAGGGTGCGGCCCGGTGAGGGTCACCCACCGGATCGGCACCCGAATCGTGGCCGGTCCGGCAGTGGCCGCCGCGAACAGAAAGCTTCACGATGCCGGCAGGCCATTCCACCGGTCGCTCCAGCCGCAGCGGCCCGCGCGCCAGGCGCCGGGCCGAGCGGCGCAAGCGGCTGCGGCGCACGATCCTCATCGGCTCGGCGGCACTGGTCGTCGTCTCGGCGACCGCGTACACGCTGCTGCCCGGGGACGACGGCGCGAACACCGCCGCGGGCCGGACCGCGGCCTCGCCGGACCCGACGGACGCCGAGTCCGCCGACGGCTCGGGGAACGCGGTCCCGCAGGGCGGCCAGAAGTCGCCCTCCGCCCAGCCGCCCGCCTCGCCCTCGCCGCAGGCCGAGGGCTCGCCCTCGGTGCAGCCCTCCGCGACGGCCGCCCGGCCGGGTGTCTTCAAGCCCTCCGCCACCGTCGGCAACGCGCAGGGCAAGGGGCCCGCGCGCCGCTGGCGCATCGAGGTCGAGGAGGGCAGCGGGATCGACCCGGAGTCGGCCGCGCGCTCGGTCGAGGCGATCCTCGGGGACCCGCGGGGCTGGACCAAGGACCCGAAGTACGGCTTCCAGCTCGTCGCGGCCGGCCAGCCCGTCGATTTCACCATCAAGATCGCGACGCCCAAGACCACCGACCGGCTGTGCGACGTGGTCACGCCCGAGCTCATCGGCGAGACCAACTGCAGCACGGGGCACACCGTCGTGGTCAACCTCAAGCGCTGGCAGGAGGGTTCGCCGCAGTTCAGCGGCTCGCCCGAGGAGTACCGGGCGCTGATCATCAACCACGAGGTCGGGCACGAGCTCGGCCGCGGGCACGAGTCGTGCCCGGGCCCCGGCCAGCCCGCTCCGGCGATGATGCAGCAGATCAAGGGGCTGCTCGGCTGCAAGTCCAACGCCTGGCCGTACGACTCGAATGGAACCTACCTGTCCGGTCCACCCGTCCTATAGGGAGAGGCGGCTACAGGACGGGCGCCCGGGGGCGAGGAGAAACCGTGCGCGTCGTCAGCTTCACCGTCCCCGCCTGGTTCCCCTCGTACGAGGAGACGGGCGCGGAGGGGCAGGCGCCGCACGAGGACGCGTCGAACGGGGACGGCCCGGCCGCGAACAGACCGGCGGCGAACAGACCGGCGGCGGACGGATCCCCGGCGGACAGATCCCCGACGGGCGGACCCGCCGCGAACGGACCCGCCGCGATCAGACCGGCGGCGGACCGCCCGGCCTCCGACCGCCCGACGCCGGACCGGACCGCCGACGCCCAGCTGACCGAGCAGGAGTCCGCGGTGTTCCTGTGCCTGGCCACCGGCGCCTCCAACCGGGAACTCGCCGCCGAGCTTCAACTCTCCGTCAGCACCGTCAAGTTCCACGTCGTCAACATACGGGCCAAGCTGGGCGGCATCAGCCGCCTCCAGGCCTGCCTGCTGGCCGCCCTCGCCCGGGAGGACACCCTGCGCGCCGCCCGCTCCGGGCACTGCGCGCGGACCGGGCCCGGCGGCCTCAGCGACGGCGGTGCAGCAGCCGCCCGCCGATGACCGTGGCCACGCACGTGGTCGCACCCTGCTCCAGCAGGTCGGCCTCGTCCGCCACCGCGAAGGCCGCGAAGCGCGCCGGAACGCCCGCCTCCAGAATGCCGTGGAAGGCCTCCGCCGCCGCGCTGCGCCCGGCGAACGGATCCAGGGCGGGCAGCCCCTCATGAGCGGCCGGCGCCAGGATGGCGAGCCCCGACCGGGACACCGCCGTGCGCACCGCCGGGATCGTGAAGCGGCCGCAGACCGCCACCACCCCACGGGCCAGGAGCCGCTGCGTGCCGCGCCGGGCACTGTTGCCCCACCGCGGCTCGGTCATCTTCAGCGCCTCCAGCGCGGCCTCGCCCCTGATCGGGTCGGCGCCGAGCTCGGTGACCTCGTACGGGTCGTCCGGGTAGTACGTCCGCTCCAGCAGCTCGTCCGCCCCGCGCACGACCAGCCCCGGGGTGATCACCCCGGGCCAGCGGCGGGTCCTGGCGTGCGGGTGGGCCGCGGCGACCTCCTCGTAGGGGCCGACGCGGGCTATCCGGTCGCCGTCGACGAGGACCGCGCCGCCGGGCAGCGGCGCGGATCCCGGCCCGGGGACCAGGAGTTCGGCGGTGTGCAGCGTCAGCATCGGTCGGCCGGCGTCGTCAGTTCGTGGAGATGAGCTTCAGCTCGGGGTGCGCCGTGCCGCCTTCGAGGGCGGTGGAGGAGATGTGCGAGACCACGCGCTCGTCGACCGGGTCGTTCGCCGGGTCGTCGTGCACGAGCAGGTGCTCGTACGTGGTCGCGCGCTGCGCCGGGGTGCGCTCCGCCTTGCGGATCAGGTCGATGATCTCCTGGCGGTTGGAGCGGTGCTTGGCACCGGCCGAGGAGACGACGTTCTCCTCCAGCATGATCGAGCCGAGGTCGTCCGCACCGTAGTGCAGCGAGAGCTGGCCCGCCTCCTTGCCCACGGTCAGCCAGGAGCCCTGGATGTGGGCGATGTTGTCGAGGAAGAGGCGCGCGATCGCGATCATGCGCAGGTACTCGAAGATCGTCGCCTGGGTGCGGCCCTTGAGGTGGTTGTTCTCGGGCTGGTAGGTGTACGGGATGAAGGCGCGGAAGCCGCCCGTACGGTCCTGCGTGTCCCGGATCATCGCGATGTGCTCGATGCGCTCGGCGTTCGTCTCGCCGGTGCCCATCAGCATCGTGGAGGTGGACTCCACGCCCAGCTTGTGGGCGATCTCCATGATCTCCAGCCAGCGCTCGCCCGACTCCTTGAGCGGGGCGATCGCCTTGCGCGGTCGCGCGGGCAGCAGTTCGGCGCCGGCGCCCGCGAAGGAGTCGAGGCCGGCCGCATGGATGCGCTGGATGGCCTCCTCCGCCGAGACGCCCGAGATGCGGGCCATGTGCTCGACCTCGGACGCGCCGAGGGAGTGGATGACCAGCTGCGGGAAGTCCTTCTTGATGGCGGAGAAGTGGTGCTCGTAGTACTCGACGCCGTAGTCCGGGTGATGCCCGCCCTGGAACATGATCTGGGTGCCGCCGAGCTCGACGGTCTCCGCGCAGCGGCGCAGGATGTCGTCGAGGTCGCGGGACCAGCCCTTCTTCGCGTCCTTGGGAGCCGCGTAGAAGGCACAGAACTTGCACGCCGTGACGCACACGTTGGTGTAGTTGATGTTGCGCTCGATGATGTACGTCGCGATGTGCTCGGTACCCGCGTAGCGGCGGCGGCGCGCGGCGTCGGCCGCCTGGCCGAGCGCGTGCAGCGGCGCGTGGCGGTAGAGGTCGAGCGCCTCTTCCTTGGTGATCCGGCCCCCCGCGGCGGCGCGGTCGAGGACAGACTGGAGAACGGCCAGGTCGGTCACCGGTGAGTCACCTTTCGGCGGTGTGTCTGTGTCAAGGTCCGGACCGATCCAGCCTACGCCAGGGCCGACCGGCGCATTTCAGGGGCTGCGCCTGAGGTCGCCCTCGGGGTTTCCGGCCGGGGTGTCGCCCGACCTGTAGTGCAGCGTCCCGTCGGTGTTCAGGCTGAAGCGCTCGTCGGCGGAGCCGTCGGAACAGACGCCGGGAGCCGGGTTGGGGCCGCCCGAGGTGTCCAGGACCAGCGAGCGGTCGGTGGCGGAGGAGAGCTTCCAGTCGCCGCTGCAGTCCGTGCCCAGGACGGCCAGGACCGACTTGTCCCGGCCGACGACCTCACCGACCCGGCCCGCCCTGATGGTGATCTCGAACTCCGAGGACAGGCCGAGGCGGGCGGTGGTGACCGTGCCCTTCCACGTGCCGACGAGCTCCTTGGGCACGTCCTGGCGGGTCCCCTTGGGCGCCGCCGGACTCCCGGTCGGGTTCGGGGCCGACGAGGCCGAGGCCGCCGGGGCGGGCGCGGAGGCCGAGGCGGAGGCCCCCGGTCCGGCGTCGGCCAGGTCCCGCTCCTTCCCGCCCGGGCCGGGCAGGACGTCCAGCCAGTACAACCCCCCGGACAGCACCGCCAGTACCGCCGCCGCGGCGAGGACCAGCGTGCAGCTGAAGCGGCGCCCGGCCACCCGGACGCCGGCCTGCCGCCCCGGACCCTCCGCGACGGTCCGCTGCCCGGGCAGAGCCGCCCCGCCGCCGGTACCCGGGCCGCTTCCCGGTCCCGATCCCGGTCCCGGAGTGCCGTACGCCGGGTCGGGCGGCCCGAAGCCGCCCCCGGCCGGGCCGCCGTACGAGGCCGCCGTGAACGGCACCGGCCCGGACGGGCCGTCCGCGTACGGCGCGTGGGGCATCGCGAAGCCCCCGCCGGCCGACACGCCGGCCCCGCCCGCGGAGGTGTCCGCGTCCAGGTCCAGCAGGGCCACCGCGGCCCGGCTGGCCTCCTCCACCAGCGGCCCGGGGAGCCAGCCCGGGGCGCCCAGCGCCCCGCCGAGGGCCGCTGCGACGGCCTCGGGGGCGGGGCGATCCGCGGCCGACTTGGCCAGGCAGGCCTCGATCAGGTCGCGCAGCTCCCCGGCCGGGAGCGCGCCGAGCTCGGGCGGCTCGTGGACCACCTTGTAGAGGAGGGTGGCCGAGTTGTCCCCGGTGAAGGGCGGCCGCCCGGTCGCCGCGAAGGCCATCACCGCGCCGAGCGAGAACACGTCGGCCGCCCCGGTGATCCCCTTGCCGAGGATCTGCTCGGGCGACATGTAGCCGGGCGAGCCGACGGAGACCCCGGTGGAGGTGAGCGAGGCGGTGCCGTCCGTGGCCCGCGCGATCCCGAAGTCGATCAGCCGCGGCCCGTCGAGGGTGAGCATCACGTTCGACGGCTTCACGTCCCGGTGTACGAGCCCCAGGCCGTGCACGGCGACCAGGGCGCGGGCCAGCCCCGCGCCGATGGCCCGTACGGAGGCCTCGGGGAGCGGTCCGTGCGCGGCCAGCGCCCGGTCCAGGGAGGGCCCGGCGACGTAGCCGGTGGCCACCCACGGCACGGGGGCGTCGGGGTCCGCGTCGAGCACGGGCGCGGTCCACTCGCCGCCCACCAGGCGGGCCGCCTCGACCTCGCGGCGGAACCGGGCACGGAACTCCTCGTCGGTGGCGAAATGCGGGTGCACGATCTTGACGGCGACGGTCCGGCCGCCGGCGCTGCGCCCCAGGTAGACCCGGCCCATGCCACCCGCGCCGAGCCGGCCCAGCAGCCGGTACGCGCCGATGGTCCGCGGCTCCCCGGCTTCGAGCGGCTGCATCGCGTCCCCCAATTCCCCGTGTTCCCGGGCGCCTTGTGCCGCCCGGGAGAGCAGCAGCAGCCTAGTGGGGTGCCGGGGCGGGCCGGGTGAAGGTGCAGGTCACCCTTTTGCATTTCCACCCCAAGGCGAGAAATGCAAAAAGGACGGGAATTCCCGGTAAACCGTACATTCACCCGCACCCGGCCTTTGGACTACCGCCGGGTAAACCCGCTCAGCACTCCTGGACCACCGTGCTCAGCAGCTCCACGTCGACATCCGCGGGATACCCGGTCGTCGGTCCCGTACGGCGTGCGAATTCCCGTACGCCGGCCAGCTGCTCGGGGCCGAAGCGGAAGTCGAGCGTCGTGAAGTACCGCTCCAGCAGCTCCGCGTCGAAGGCCTCCCAGCGGGCCGCCTGCTCGGCCACCTTGGTGACCTCCTCCAGGGAGACGTCGCGGGAGGAGAGGAAGGCCTCGTGGACCTCCCGCACGACGGCGGGCTCGCGGGCGAGGTAGTCCTTGCGGGCGGCCCAGACGGCGAAGACGAACGGCAGCCCGGTCCACTCCTTCCACATGTGCCCGAGGTCGTGCACGGTCAGCCCGAGCCGGGGTGCGTCGTGCAGCGAGGCGCGCAGCGCGGCGTCCCCGATCAGTACGGCCGCGTCCGCCTCCTGCATCATCACGCTGAGGTCGGGCGGGCAGGTGTAGTAGTCGGGCCGTACCCCGTACTGCTCGGAAAGCAGCAGCTGGGCGAGGCGAACGGACGTACGGGAGGTGGAGCCGAGTGCGACGCGGGCGCCGTCGAGCTGCTCCAGGGGGACCTGCGAAACGATCACGCAGGACATCACCGGGCCGT encodes:
- a CDS encoding serine/threonine-protein kinase, coding for MQPLEAGEPRTIGAYRLLGRLGAGGMGRVYLGRSAGGRTVAVKIVHPHFATDEEFRARFRREVEAARLVGGEWTAPVLDADPDAPVPWVATGYVAGPSLDRALAAHGPLPEASVRAIGAGLARALVAVHGLGLVHRDVKPSNVMLTLDGPRLIDFGIARATDGTASLTSTGVSVGSPGYMSPEQILGKGITGAADVFSLGAVMAFAATGRPPFTGDNSATLLYKVVHEPPELGALPAGELRDLIEACLAKSAADRPAPEAVAAALGGALGAPGWLPGPLVEEASRAAVALLDLDADTSAGGAGVSAGGGFAMPHAPYADGPSGPVPFTAASYGGPAGGGFGPPDPAYGTPGPGSGPGSGPGTGGGAALPGQRTVAEGPGRQAGVRVAGRRFSCTLVLAAAAVLAVLSGGLYWLDVLPGPGGKERDLADAGPGASASASAPAPAASASSAPNPTGSPAAPKGTRQDVPKELVGTWKGTVTTARLGLSSEFEITIRAGRVGEVVGRDKSVLAVLGTDCSGDWKLSSATDRSLVLDTSGGPNPAPGVCSDGSADERFSLNTDGTLHYRSGDTPAGNPEGDLRRSP
- a CDS encoding menaquinone biosynthetic enzyme MqnA/MqnD family protein, whose amino-acid sequence is MDLYRSRPRVGHIQFLNCLPLYWGLARTGTLLDLELTKDSPEKLSERLVQGDLDIAPITLVEFLRNADQLVAFPDIAVGCDGPVMSCVIVSQVPLEQLDGARVALGSTSRTSVRLAQLLLSEQYGVRPDYYTCPPDLSVMMQEADAAVLIGDAALRASLHDAPRLGLTVHDLGHMWKEWTGLPFVFAVWAARKDYLAREPAVVREVHEAFLSSRDVSLEEVTKVAEQAARWEAFDAELLERYFTTLDFRFGPEQLAGVREFARRTGPTTGYPADVDVELLSTVVQEC